The proteins below are encoded in one region of Homo sapiens chromosome 8, GRCh38.p14 Primary Assembly:
- the GSDMD gene encoding gasdermin-D, which translates to MGSAFERVVRRVVQELDHGGEFIPVTSLQSSTGFQPYCLVVRKPSSSWFWKPRYKCVNLSIKDILEPDAAEPDVQRGRSFHFYDAMDGQIQGSVELAAPGQAKIAGGAAVSDSSSTSMNVYSLSVDPNTWQTLLHERHLRQPEHKVLQQLRSRGDNVYVVTEVLQTQKEVEVTRTHKREGSGRFSLPGATCLQGEGQGHLSQKKTVTIPSGSTLAFRVAQLVIDSDLDVLLFPDKKQRTFQPPATGHKRSTSEGAWPQLPSGLSMMRCLHNFLTDGVPAEGAFTEDFQGLRAEVETISKELELLDRELCQLLLEGLEGVLRDQLALRALEEALEQGQSLGPVEPLDGPAGAVLECLVLSSGMLVPELAIPVVYLLGALTMLSETQHKLLAEALESQTLLGPLELVGSLLEQSAPWQERSTMSLPPGLLGNSWGEGAPAWVLLDECGLELGEDTPHVCWEPQAQGRMCALYASLALLSGLSQEPH; encoded by the exons ATGGGGTCGGCCTTTGAGCGGGTAGTCCGGAGAGTGGTCCAGGAGCTGGACCATGGTGGGGAGTTCATCCCTGTGACCAGCCTGCAGAGCTCCACTGGCTTCCAGCCCTACTGCCTGGTGGTTAGGAAGCCCTCAAGCTCATGGTTCTGGAAACCCCGTTATAAGTGTGTCAACCTGTCTATCAAGGACATCCTGGAGCCGGATGCCGCGGAACCAG ACGTGCAGCGTGGCAGGAGCTTCCACTTCTACGATGCCATGGATGGGCAGATACAGGGCAGCGTGGAGCTGGCAGCCCCAGGACAGGCAAAGATCGCAGGCGGGGCCGCGGTGTCTGACAGCTCCAGCACCTCAATGAATGTGTACTCGCTGAGTGTGGACCCTAACACCTGGCAGACTCTGCTCCATGAGAG GCACCTGCGGCAGCCAGAACACAAAGTCCTGCAGCAGCTGCGCAGCCGCGGGGACAACGTGTACGTGGTGACTGAGGTGCTGCAGACACAGAAGGAGGTGGAAGTCACGCGCACCCACAAGCGGGAGGGCTCGGGCCGGTTTTCCCTGCCCGGAGCCACGTGCTTGCAG GGTGAGGGCCAGGGCCATCTGAGCCAGAAGAAGACGGTCACCATCCCCTCAGGCAGCACCCTCGCATTCCGGGTGGCCCAGCTGGTTATTGACTCTGACTTGG ACGTCCTTCTCTTCCCGGATAAGAAGCAGAGGACCTTCCAGCCACCCGCGACAG GCCACAAGCGTTCCACGAGCGAAGGCGCCTGGCCACAGCTGCCCTCTGGCCTCTCCATGATGAGGTGCCTCCACAACTTCCTGACAG ATGGGGTCCCTGCGGAGGGGGCGTTCACTGAAGACTTCCAGGGCCTACGGGCAGAGGTGGAGACCATCTCCAAGGAACTGGAGCTTTTGGACAGAGAGCTGTGCCAGCTGCTGCTGGAGGGCCTGGAGGGGGTGCTGCGGGACCAGCTGGCCCTGCGAGCCTTGGAGGAGGCG CTGGAGCAGGGCCAGAGCCTTGGGCCGGTGGAGCCCCTGGACGGTCCAGCAGGTGCTGTCCTGGAGTGCCTGGTGTTGTCCTCCGGAATGCTGGTGCCGGAACTCGCTATCCCTGTTGTCTACCTGCTGGGGGCACTGACCA TGCTGAGTGAAACGCAGCACAAGCTGCTGGCGGAGGCGCTGGAGTCGCAGACCCTGTTGGGGCCGCTCGAGCTG GTGGGCAGCCTCTTGGAGCAGAGTGCCCCGTGGCAGGAGCGCAGCACCATGTCCCTGCCCCCCGGGCTCCTGGGGAACAGCTGGGGCGAAGGAGCACCGGCCTGGGTCTTGCTGGACGAGTGTGGCCTAGAGCTGGGGGAGGACACTCCCCACGTGTGCTGGGAGCCGCAGGCCCAGGGCCGCATGTGTGCACTCTACGCCTCCCTGGCACTGCTATCAGGACTGAGCCAGGAGCCCCACTAG